In Vibrio echinoideorum, the following proteins share a genomic window:
- a CDS encoding ATP-binding protein has translation MLFVLTYFINSSFQRGLQDFTNNNEIALAQELANNLKQYYSPSEKWRRLEREPHLIASSIGGPSRPHPRDRHPSPPPLREPEAPDLQPIWQRLNILDQNGRAIIGPPENLHHLEDGQHQALVEITRDDQVIGYISIVQMDEISGPLAESFFKQQTTHVSTIASITVLLSFLISLFLVRRFLKPLRALSKGAKSIENGDLDFYIEKSGNDELSDLIGIFNGVVETLRKQKTLREQWLSDISHELRTPITVLRSELEALQDGIRSPEPKYIDSLHQQIITLGQLVEDLHQLSLYDIGFNLNVKNNVDIHKLIDSVIVQNSIRLEQKNITLTKHYDHSVQLFTSCDERLLTQLFVNLLENSARYTGDNGHVSIDVTDISDSIIINVEDSDPGVPDASLPRLFERLYRVDKSRSRSSGGSGLGLSICKNIVEAHQGHITADHSELGGLRIIIALPKEIKS, from the coding sequence ATGCTCTTTGTACTGACCTATTTTATTAACTCCAGTTTTCAAAGAGGGCTCCAAGATTTCACAAATAATAATGAGATTGCCCTAGCTCAAGAACTCGCCAATAACTTAAAGCAATATTACTCACCTTCCGAAAAATGGAGGCGGCTAGAGCGTGAACCACATTTAATCGCCAGTAGCATTGGCGGCCCCTCACGACCACATCCTCGTGACAGACACCCATCGCCACCACCATTAAGAGAGCCGGAAGCGCCAGACCTTCAACCTATTTGGCAACGACTCAACATTTTAGATCAAAACGGGCGAGCCATAATTGGACCGCCTGAAAACCTACATCACCTTGAAGATGGTCAGCATCAAGCGCTAGTCGAAATAACACGGGATGATCAAGTTATTGGGTATATCTCCATCGTTCAGATGGATGAAATATCAGGGCCTTTGGCAGAAAGCTTTTTCAAACAACAAACGACGCATGTAAGCACTATCGCATCGATTACTGTGTTGCTTTCATTCCTTATCTCTTTGTTTCTTGTTAGGCGATTTTTGAAACCATTGCGTGCTTTGTCGAAAGGTGCCAAATCTATCGAAAATGGCGATCTCGATTTCTACATTGAAAAAAGCGGCAATGATGAATTGTCCGATCTCATCGGAATATTCAACGGTGTTGTCGAGACACTAAGAAAACAGAAAACACTTAGAGAACAGTGGTTATCGGATATTTCACATGAACTTAGAACGCCTATCACCGTGCTGAGAAGTGAACTAGAAGCGCTACAAGACGGTATTCGATCACCTGAGCCAAAATACATCGACTCGTTACATCAACAAATCATCACGTTGGGTCAACTCGTTGAGGATCTTCACCAACTCTCCCTGTATGACATCGGATTTAACCTTAATGTTAAAAACAACGTTGATATACATAAACTGATTGATTCTGTGATCGTTCAAAACTCGATCCGTTTAGAACAGAAAAACATCACATTAACAAAGCACTATGACCATTCGGTCCAACTGTTTACCTCGTGTGATGAGAGATTACTGACACAACTGTTTGTGAATCTGTTAGAAAATAGCGCGCGATACACTGGCGATAATGGGCATGTATCGATAGATGTTACCGACATTAGTGATAGTATTATTATCAACGTTGAAGACAGTGATCCAGGTGTACCTGATGCATCACTTCCGCGTTTGTTTGAGAGGCTTTACCGCGTTGATAAATCGCGCAGTCGCTCAAGTGGCGGTTCTGGGCTTGGCTTATCTATCTGTAAAAATATCGTTGAAGCGCACCAAGGACACATTACTGCCGACCACTCAGAATTGGGTGGACTACGAATCATCATAGCGTTACCAAAGGAAATAAAATCGTGA
- a CDS encoding DUF3466 family protein translates to MKAMVKKSVVVSSTLLVASYSNAALYRVVLEESPVETESVYGVAVEPELGTTDCFSTSCGDTDYAFAGEAQNAEPGFSFKEEVSFGIDNTFYYLDYDDIYSYCTSELGYATCEAWSSLLWYGDEDAGIGGLKNERDAYYELSYQTNSTAFYDSYSLSEIPDVGSNPPDVSSYSYSFVDGTEEKVITKVDENGFVLGNTSSGYYSYNNQYIQLYRQRGYYDTGTEFTVLQPEADTSITISDADSEANIISQMGRTMAFDSFSYGGESYVVGSASVATFYYSDEYKDYDSPYTSDSDAEDLDNCIDEDIEPALYPECQNFAFANRAFVWNITDANGPNDDGNRFAVSDWETSSSYYSYNDDEASAQASVRAATISSRGTYSSYPVLVGYNTELDDSDNFLMQAAVFRPSSTSNFSVSENAWTTTFIANATVEVSDSYIHSNSVATDINENMVVIGYAKRDGDYPSDRVSDNRMFVADANDTTPTATFFASLGEDIFFDSAEGKASEINNYNEIVGYVDAETHSEVDGHERRHRGFIFPYNDTGTDADKRARYNDQAWWLDDLTNGGDYSDANNHFRILDATDINDAGVISGTAIQCFASESSSSSMAYDSTAHFAYCNDGVGDERVVAVKLIPISGATSEDIAERSDDSAEDVERSGAGTGLLVLISLISVLSFRLKKSRSMIA, encoded by the coding sequence ATGAAGGCAATGGTAAAAAAATCAGTCGTTGTCTCTTCTACGTTGTTGGTTGCTTCTTATAGTAACGCTGCGCTTTATAGGGTGGTTTTAGAGGAATCACCAGTAGAAACGGAATCGGTGTATGGGGTCGCAGTTGAACCAGAGCTTGGTACAACGGATTGCTTTAGTACCAGTTGTGGTGACACCGATTACGCATTCGCAGGGGAAGCTCAGAACGCAGAACCAGGTTTTTCCTTTAAAGAGGAGGTCTCCTTTGGTATCGATAACACGTTCTACTATTTAGATTATGACGATATCTATAGCTACTGCACGAGCGAACTTGGCTACGCGACTTGTGAAGCTTGGAGTTCTTTGTTGTGGTATGGCGATGAGGATGCTGGTATTGGAGGCTTGAAAAATGAGCGTGATGCATATTACGAGCTGAGCTATCAGACGAATTCCACGGCTTTTTATGACTCTTACTCGTTAAGTGAGATCCCGGATGTCGGTAGTAACCCACCTGATGTGAGCAGTTATAGTTATTCCTTTGTTGATGGAACAGAGGAGAAGGTCATCACTAAAGTTGACGAGAATGGTTTTGTTCTTGGTAACACCAGCAGTGGTTACTACAGCTATAACAACCAATATATTCAGTTGTATAGGCAGCGTGGTTACTACGATACAGGCACTGAATTTACGGTTCTCCAACCTGAAGCCGATACCAGTATTACGATCAGCGATGCTGACAGCGAAGCGAATATAATCTCCCAAATGGGACGAACGATGGCTTTTGATTCTTTCAGTTATGGAGGGGAAAGCTATGTGGTCGGAAGTGCGTCCGTTGCGACTTTTTATTACAGTGATGAGTATAAAGATTATGATTCTCCGTACACATCCGACAGTGATGCAGAGGATCTAGATAATTGTATCGATGAAGATATTGAGCCTGCTTTATATCCAGAGTGTCAGAACTTTGCTTTTGCTAATCGAGCTTTTGTCTGGAATATAACCGATGCGAATGGCCCCAATGATGATGGAAACCGTTTTGCAGTATCTGATTGGGAAACCAGTTCGAGCTATTACTCTTACAACGATGATGAAGCTTCAGCACAGGCGAGTGTGAGGGCTGCAACGATTTCATCTAGAGGGACATATAGCTCTTATCCTGTTTTAGTTGGTTACAATACAGAGCTAGATGATTCCGATAACTTTCTTATGCAGGCAGCTGTGTTTAGGCCAAGCAGTACGTCAAATTTCAGCGTTTCGGAAAATGCTTGGACGACTACATTTATCGCTAATGCGACGGTAGAAGTGAGTGATTCATACATTCACAGTAATTCTGTCGCAACAGATATTAATGAAAACATGGTGGTTATTGGTTATGCAAAACGAGATGGTGATTATCCGTCGGATCGTGTGTCAGACAATCGTATGTTTGTCGCTGATGCGAATGACACAACGCCAACAGCCACATTCTTCGCAAGTTTAGGTGAAGACATTTTCTTTGACAGTGCAGAGGGAAAAGCAAGTGAGATCAATAACTACAATGAAATCGTTGGCTATGTTGATGCGGAAACTCACTCTGAAGTAGACGGCCATGAAAGAAGGCATCGCGGCTTCATTTTTCCTTATAACGACACCGGAACCGATGCCGATAAACGTGCAAGATATAATGATCAAGCTTGGTGGTTAGACGATCTGACCAATGGCGGAGACTACAGTGATGCCAACAACCACTTTAGAATATTGGACGCAACCGACATTAATGACGCGGGCGTTATCTCCGGGACGGCAATACAATGTTTTGCGAGTGAAAGTAGCTCCTCTTCTATGGCTTATGATTCAACCGCGCACTTTGCTTATTGTAATGATGGAGTGGGTGACGAGAGGGTGGTGGCAGTGAAACTTATCCCGATATCTGGAGCAACAAGTGAGGACATCGCTGAAAGAAGTGATGATAGCGCTGAAGATGTTGAACGTAGTGGTGCCGGTACCGGGTTATTGGTGCTTATCAGTTTAATTTCCGTGCTTTCATTTCGTTTGAAAAAATCTCGTTCTATGATTGCTTGA
- the hppD gene encoding 4-hydroxyphenylpyruvate dioxygenase — MVDTYNPLGTDGFEFVEYTAVDHKGIEQLKALFVSLGFAEVAKHRSKEAWLYRQGDINFIVNEQPHSQAEAFAKVHGPSVCGMAFRVNEATAAMEQAFKGGGEEYKTEIGPMELSIPAIYGIGESLLYFVDRYGKQSIYDVDFRFYDDAEERMAEANVGLFEIDHLTHNVKQGNMDVWSGFYERLGNFREIRYFDIEGKLTGLVSRAMTSPCGKIRIPINESSDDKSQIEEFIREYNGEGIQHIALSTDDIYKTVKTLRDRGMDFMPTPDTYYDKVDQRVKGHGEDTDLLRDLRVLIDGAPTKDGILLQIFTQTVIGPVFFEIIQRKGNEGFGEGNFKALFESIEEDQIRRGVLDDA, encoded by the coding sequence ATGGTGGATACATACAACCCGCTTGGCACGGATGGATTCGAGTTTGTTGAATACACGGCCGTTGACCACAAGGGAATTGAGCAACTTAAAGCGTTGTTTGTGTCACTTGGTTTTGCTGAGGTCGCCAAGCACCGCTCAAAAGAGGCTTGGCTGTATCGACAAGGTGACATCAACTTTATCGTCAATGAACAGCCACACAGCCAAGCAGAAGCGTTCGCCAAGGTACATGGTCCATCGGTATGTGGCATGGCTTTTCGTGTCAACGAAGCAACGGCTGCAATGGAGCAAGCTTTCAAGGGCGGTGGTGAAGAGTACAAAACAGAAATAGGGCCGATGGAACTGAGCATTCCGGCTATTTACGGCATCGGTGAGAGCCTGCTCTATTTTGTGGATCGCTATGGCAAGCAGAGTATCTATGACGTCGATTTCCGATTCTATGACGATGCGGAAGAGCGTATGGCCGAAGCCAATGTTGGTTTGTTCGAAATCGACCACCTCACGCACAACGTTAAACAAGGCAACATGGACGTGTGGTCTGGGTTCTATGAGCGCCTTGGTAACTTCCGCGAGATTCGCTACTTCGACATTGAAGGCAAACTGACGGGCCTTGTGAGCCGCGCCATGACCTCTCCGTGTGGCAAGATCCGTATCCCAATCAATGAGTCTTCCGACGACAAATCACAAATCGAAGAGTTCATCCGTGAATACAACGGCGAAGGTATCCAACACATCGCGTTATCCACGGATGACATCTACAAAACCGTGAAAACTCTGCGCGATCGCGGCATGGACTTTATGCCAACCCCTGACACCTACTACGATAAAGTCGATCAGCGCGTTAAAGGCCACGGCGAAGACACCGATCTGCTGCGCGACCTACGTGTTTTGATTGATGGTGCGCCGACCAAAGATGGCATCTTGCTGCAAATTTTCACGCAGACGGTAATCGGGCCTGTGTTCTTTGAAATCATTCAGCGTAAAGGCAACGAAGGCTTTGGCGAAGGTAACTTCAAGGCGTTGTTTGAATCGATTGAAGAGGACCAGATTCGTCGAGGAGTATTAGACGATGCATAA
- a CDS encoding homogentisate 1,2-dioxygenase, which translates to MHKWISFPHREGVCSKQAHADFPEEAIYEREAGRSGFFGPAAHFHHQHAPTGWSEWEGDLRPRAFDFTLVEKASQITPWAVPHLLHNADCKIRVWRMDEKMDFLVRNSDGDELLFIHQGSADLYCDYGHLAVSEGDYVMIPRSTNWRLEPSEPMFILMIENTDAAYSLPEKGMVGNHAVFDPAVLDIPSINDQFRAQYSENQTQVQVKRHDKVSVITYPFNPLDAIGWHGDLAVVKVNWRDIRPLMSHRYHLPPSAHTTFVGAGFVVCTFVPRPIESDPGALKVPFYHNNDDYDEVLFYHAGDFFSRDNIEAGMVTFHPAGFTHGPHPKAFKAGQAHKKKFTDEVAVMIDTRHALQFSDELDSVENKEYVYSWQDTGLQETGSQTMADDKK; encoded by the coding sequence ATGCATAAATGGATCTCGTTTCCTCATCGGGAGGGGGTGTGCTCTAAACAAGCGCACGCCGATTTTCCCGAAGAGGCAATTTATGAGCGAGAAGCGGGTCGGAGTGGTTTCTTCGGCCCTGCGGCTCACTTTCATCACCAGCATGCCCCAACAGGTTGGTCGGAGTGGGAGGGCGATTTACGCCCTCGCGCTTTTGATTTTACGCTGGTGGAAAAAGCCAGCCAGATAACCCCTTGGGCGGTGCCTCATCTTTTGCACAACGCGGACTGCAAAATCCGTGTATGGCGCATGGATGAGAAGATGGATTTCTTAGTGCGTAACTCTGATGGCGATGAGCTGCTGTTCATTCACCAAGGCAGCGCCGATCTCTATTGTGACTATGGTCATCTAGCGGTGAGTGAAGGGGATTACGTGATGATCCCGCGCTCGACCAACTGGCGTTTAGAGCCAAGTGAGCCTATGTTCATCTTGATGATCGAGAACACAGATGCGGCTTACTCCCTGCCAGAGAAAGGCATGGTCGGTAATCACGCGGTGTTTGACCCTGCGGTGCTCGACATCCCTTCAATCAATGATCAATTCCGCGCTCAGTATTCAGAAAACCAGACTCAGGTTCAGGTGAAGCGTCACGACAAAGTCAGCGTGATCACCTATCCATTCAATCCATTGGATGCAATTGGTTGGCATGGTGATTTGGCCGTGGTGAAAGTGAATTGGCGCGATATCAGACCGCTGATGTCGCATCGCTACCACTTGCCACCCTCAGCGCACACGACGTTTGTTGGCGCAGGATTTGTGGTGTGTACCTTTGTGCCACGTCCGATTGAGAGCGATCCTGGGGCGTTGAAAGTGCCGTTCTACCACAACAATGATGACTACGACGAAGTATTGTTCTATCACGCTGGTGACTTCTTCAGTCGCGACAACATTGAAGCGGGCATGGTGACCTTCCATCCGGCGGGCTTCACTCATGGGCCTCACCCAAAGGCGTTCAAGGCTGGGCAAGCGCACAAGAAGAAGTTTACCGATGAAGTGGCGGTGATGATCGATACTCGCCATGCGCTGCAGTTCTCTGACGAACTCGACAGTGTTGAGAACAAAGAATATGTCTACAGTTGGCAAGACACTGGTTTGCAAGAGACAGGTTCTCAAACCATGGCTGACGATAAGAAGTAA
- a CDS encoding fumarylacetoacetate hydrolase family protein yields MKLATKKNGTRDGLLMIVSKDLKQCVPATEIFHAMHLAPTMQVALDNWDSVAPQLEELYTSLNNGHVTGSEVFAPQYCESPLPRAYQWADGSAYVNHVELVRKARGAEMPESFWVDPLMYQGGSDAFIGPRDNIEFASDEWGIDFEGEVAIVTGDVPMGASAKQAHDSIRLLMLVNDVSLRGLIPAELAKGFGFFQSKPSSAFSPVAVTPDELGDQWKGSKVHLPLISTYNDQPFGCPNAGVDMTFNFAELVVHAAKTRPLSAGAIIGSGTVSNKQGTDHGTSIAEGGVGYSCIAEVRMIETIRDGKPSTQFMSFGDSIKLEMFDAAGDSIFGAIDQKVSQYRAL; encoded by the coding sequence ATGAAATTAGCAACCAAGAAAAATGGCACTCGCGATGGTCTATTGATGATCGTGAGCAAAGATCTCAAACAGTGTGTACCTGCCACTGAAATCTTCCATGCGATGCATCTGGCGCCAACCATGCAGGTAGCATTGGATAACTGGGACAGCGTTGCTCCTCAGTTAGAAGAGTTATACACCTCGTTAAATAATGGGCATGTGACAGGCAGTGAAGTCTTTGCACCTCAGTATTGTGAATCACCTCTGCCACGCGCATATCAATGGGCTGATGGCAGTGCATATGTCAACCACGTTGAACTGGTGCGTAAAGCGCGTGGTGCTGAAATGCCAGAAAGTTTCTGGGTCGATCCATTAATGTATCAAGGCGGCTCAGATGCCTTTATCGGCCCTCGTGACAACATCGAATTTGCCAGCGATGAGTGGGGTATAGATTTCGAAGGAGAAGTCGCGATTGTAACTGGTGACGTACCAATGGGTGCTAGCGCTAAACAAGCGCATGATTCGATTCGTTTACTGATGTTGGTGAACGACGTGTCACTGCGTGGCTTGATTCCCGCTGAGCTTGCGAAGGGCTTTGGCTTCTTCCAGTCTAAACCGTCTTCGGCGTTTTCTCCGGTTGCCGTCACACCTGATGAACTTGGCGATCAATGGAAAGGTAGCAAGGTGCATCTACCGTTGATATCGACCTACAACGACCAGCCTTTTGGTTGTCCGAATGCGGGCGTGGATATGACCTTCAATTTTGCAGAGTTGGTCGTGCATGCCGCGAAGACTCGCCCACTGTCGGCAGGCGCGATTATCGGTTCAGGCACGGTTTCCAATAAGCAGGGCACTGACCACGGCACTTCAATTGCCGAAGGCGGTGTGGGTTATTCATGCATTGCCGAAGTGCGAATGATTGAGACGATTCGAGATGGTAAACCGTCGACTCAATTCATGTCGTTTGGTGACTCGATCAAGCTTGAGATGTTTGATGCGGCGGGTGATTCTATTTTTGGCGCGATAGACCAAAAAGTGAGCCAGTATCGAGCGCTGTAA
- the maiA gene encoding maleylacetoacetate isomerase produces MSESIVNKNIILYGYWRSSAAYRVRIGLNLKQLNYESKSVHLVRNGGEQHDPQYRELNASQLVPVLVDGDVQLNQSLAILQYLDEHYLCESSREASIIPEQTPLRYQALAMAQDIAMEIHPLNNLRVLQYLERGLSCGQEVKMDWIHYWMSQGFSALEEKLAKHRKTHGDSVYSLTDSPCIVDICLVPQAYNALRFDVDMSPYPLINSIVEECNQLPAFIDAMPESQADANAPM; encoded by the coding sequence ATGAGCGAGAGCATCGTGAACAAGAACATTATACTTTACGGTTACTGGCGCTCGTCCGCAGCCTATCGAGTGCGTATTGGATTGAACCTAAAGCAACTCAACTATGAGTCGAAATCGGTGCATTTGGTGCGTAATGGCGGCGAGCAACATGATCCACAATATCGCGAGCTCAATGCCAGCCAATTAGTGCCAGTGCTGGTGGATGGTGACGTTCAACTCAATCAGTCGCTGGCTATTCTTCAATATCTCGATGAACACTATTTGTGTGAGAGCAGCCGAGAAGCCTCGATAATCCCTGAGCAAACACCACTGCGCTATCAAGCGCTAGCGATGGCTCAGGACATTGCGATGGAAATTCACCCTCTTAATAATCTGCGTGTGTTGCAGTATTTGGAGCGAGGATTATCATGCGGGCAAGAGGTGAAAATGGATTGGATTCACTATTGGATGAGCCAAGGGTTTTCAGCGTTAGAAGAGAAGCTGGCCAAACACCGAAAAACACATGGCGATTCAGTGTATAGCCTCACTGACTCCCCTTGTATTGTTGATATTTGCTTAGTGCCGCAAGCCTATAACGCGTTGCGCTTTGATGTTGATATGTCGCCTTATCCGCTGATTAACTCGATTGTTGAGGAGTGTAACCAGTTACCCGCCTTTATTGATGCGATGCCAGAGAGTCAAGCGGATGCGAATGCACCGATGTGA
- a CDS encoding carbamate kinase — translation MRIVLALGGNALLARGQALTAENQRENIIKSAASIAAIAREHEIVIVHGNGPQVGLLMEQNAAYNEYSPETTPYPMDVLGSQTCGMVGYMLQQELRNIDPELDVATLVTQTEVCKKDPAFANPTKFVGPVYTEQRAKELMAQSTMQFKADGEYYRRVVPSPMPKSIVEIQQIETLLDTENLVIACGGGGVPVSIEQGKSSGVECVIDKDLTAELLAEKIHADLFIILTDGSIFRNYGKEDQAEMKQATPAGLAEFSFPAGSMGPKIDAVCKFVEAGLGNAAIGSLFDLDKIITNEAGTLITKGEGIVYY, via the coding sequence ATGCGGATAGTATTAGCTTTAGGCGGTAACGCTCTTTTAGCAAGAGGCCAAGCATTAACGGCTGAGAACCAACGTGAAAATATAATCAAATCAGCGGCGAGTATTGCTGCAATCGCACGCGAGCATGAGATTGTTATCGTTCATGGTAATGGCCCACAAGTAGGTTTGTTGATGGAACAAAACGCGGCTTATAACGAATATTCGCCTGAGACGACCCCGTACCCAATGGATGTACTCGGCTCCCAAACCTGTGGCATGGTGGGCTACATGTTACAACAAGAGCTAAGAAACATTGACCCTGAATTAGACGTAGCGACGCTAGTCACGCAAACTGAAGTATGCAAAAAAGACCCTGCGTTTGCTAACCCGACTAAATTTGTTGGCCCTGTATATACAGAGCAACGAGCTAAAGAATTAATGGCTCAAAGCACAATGCAGTTTAAAGCTGATGGCGAGTACTACCGACGCGTTGTGCCTTCTCCTATGCCAAAAAGCATTGTTGAAATTCAGCAAATTGAAACTCTTCTAGATACAGAAAACCTTGTTATCGCTTGTGGCGGCGGCGGTGTTCCCGTGAGTATTGAGCAAGGTAAGAGTAGTGGCGTAGAGTGCGTAATTGACAAAGATCTTACGGCTGAACTACTGGCTGAAAAAATCCATGCCGACTTATTTATTATCTTAACGGATGGTTCGATTTTCCGTAACTATGGTAAAGAAGACCAAGCAGAAATGAAGCAAGCAACGCCTGCTGGTTTAGCAGAATTTTCATTCCCTGCTGGTTCTATGGGGCCAAAAATTGATGCCGTTTGTAAATTCGTTGAAGCTGGCTTGGGTAATGCGGCGATTGGTTCATTATTTGATTTAGATAAAATAATCACCAATGAAGCTGGCACTCTGATAACGAAAGGCGAAGGTATTGTTTATTACTAA
- a CDS encoding acetoacetate--CoA ligase: MHESNKPVWQPSEQRIAHANATRFMDNLVQQGVLERELKNYTDLHQWSVEHPESFWQNVWQFCGMVGSQNSIDNAQRELIKNQGESRWQQPKSNRDAVWFPNTQVNYAENLLRLAQIMPDERAIWFENERGEQQSYTWKTLCESVSSVQQWLVDCGVQQGDVVAAYTPYLPQTVIAMLATTSLGAIWTSTSPDFGVESVIERFGQVKPKVLFTCDGYTFNGKTFDMTDKNREIIEHLNALKQVCQIGYLKPTRDIEKSDLEKNDLKKNQVEHDVSPQSWHSILSHYQPKPLRFTRVNFNEPLFVLYSSGTTGKPKCIVHSVGGTTINHLKEHQLHCDIKPNDRVFYYTTCGWMMWNWHVSALASGACLVIFDGSPVYPQPNVLWDLAQRTDVSTFGTSAKYLEAIEKAELSPIDSHNLPKLRTLCSTGSVLYPEQFDYVYKHIKQDLHLASISGGTDICGCFVLGNPISPVYRGECQQAGLGVDIKVFNSSGHKVNHERGELVCTNSLPNFPVGFWNDTGERYHSTYWDRFDNVWHHGDEVAQSVHGGYLFYGRGDTTLNPGGVRIGTAEIYQQVNTIEGIIDSIAVGKDVDRNEQIWLFVQLQQGVALNETLLAAIKSKLKSSCSPRHVPSQIFAISDVPKTRSGKLVELAVKQVVNGKDVENLGAIANAEVLEEIKHVVSL; encoded by the coding sequence ATGCACGAAAGCAATAAGCCAGTTTGGCAGCCCAGCGAGCAGCGCATCGCACACGCCAACGCAACCCGATTTATGGATAACCTCGTTCAACAGGGCGTACTCGAACGGGAATTGAAAAACTACACGGATCTCCATCAATGGTCTGTGGAACATCCCGAGTCGTTTTGGCAGAACGTATGGCAGTTTTGTGGAATGGTGGGCTCGCAGAACAGTATTGATAACGCACAAAGAGAGCTCATCAAAAATCAAGGCGAGAGCCGCTGGCAGCAACCAAAATCGAATCGCGATGCAGTATGGTTCCCGAATACGCAAGTAAACTACGCCGAGAACTTACTGCGTTTAGCGCAAATAATGCCTGACGAGCGTGCGATTTGGTTTGAGAACGAGCGTGGCGAACAACAGAGTTATACATGGAAAACCCTGTGTGAATCAGTCTCTAGCGTTCAACAATGGCTCGTGGATTGTGGCGTTCAACAAGGTGATGTGGTTGCCGCTTATACGCCCTACCTACCACAAACCGTAATAGCGATGTTAGCAACCACCAGCTTAGGCGCTATTTGGACGTCAACCTCGCCTGACTTTGGCGTCGAGAGTGTGATTGAGCGATTTGGCCAAGTGAAACCTAAGGTGCTGTTCACCTGTGACGGTTACACCTTCAATGGCAAGACGTTCGATATGACGGACAAGAACCGTGAAATCATTGAACACTTAAACGCACTAAAACAGGTGTGTCAGATCGGTTACTTGAAACCGACTCGTGATATAGAGAAGAGCGATTTAGAGAAGAACGATTTAAAGAAAAACCAAGTTGAACATGATGTATCGCCCCAAAGTTGGCACAGCATCCTTAGTCACTATCAGCCAAAACCTCTTCGATTTACTCGTGTGAACTTCAATGAACCACTGTTTGTGCTCTACTCTTCCGGCACAACAGGCAAGCCAAAGTGTATTGTGCATTCTGTCGGCGGCACTACCATCAATCACCTAAAAGAGCATCAACTTCACTGTGATATAAAGCCAAACGATCGCGTGTTCTACTACACCACTTGTGGTTGGATGATGTGGAACTGGCACGTCTCTGCGCTCGCGAGCGGTGCGTGTTTGGTGATCTTTGATGGTAGCCCGGTTTACCCACAACCTAACGTTCTGTGGGATTTAGCGCAGCGTACTGACGTATCGACATTTGGCACCTCAGCCAAATATCTAGAAGCGATTGAGAAGGCAGAACTCTCGCCTATCGACAGTCACAACCTTCCTAAATTAAGAACACTGTGCTCGACGGGATCAGTGCTTTACCCAGAGCAGTTTGATTACGTTTACAAACACATCAAACAAGACCTGCATTTAGCCTCAATTTCTGGCGGTACGGATATTTGTGGCTGCTTTGTTTTGGGTAACCCAATCTCGCCTGTGTATCGCGGTGAGTGCCAACAGGCAGGGCTCGGAGTCGACATCAAGGTGTTCAATTCGTCGGGTCACAAGGTTAATCATGAACGTGGCGAACTGGTGTGTACAAATTCCCTCCCCAACTTCCCTGTTGGCTTCTGGAATGACACCGGAGAGCGCTACCACAGCACCTATTGGGACAGGTTCGATAATGTGTGGCATCACGGTGATGAAGTCGCACAGAGCGTGCATGGCGGCTATCTGTTCTATGGGCGAGGCGACACCACACTTAACCCCGGTGGTGTGCGAATTGGTACTGCCGAGATCTACCAGCAAGTGAACACCATTGAGGGCATCATCGACTCCATCGCCGTCGGTAAAGATGTCGACCGCAATGAGCAAATTTGGTTGTTCGTTCAACTGCAGCAAGGTGTGGCTCTAAATGAAACGCTATTGGCCGCCATCAAAAGCAAACTCAAATCCTCTTGTTCACCAAGGCACGTGCCAAGCCAGATATTTGCGATCAGCGACGTGCCAAAAACACGCTCAGGCAAACTGGTGGAATTGGCGGTGAAACAGGTGGTAAATGGCAAGGATGTAGAAAACCTCGGAGCCATTGCAAACGCCGAAGTTTTGGAAGAGATAAAGCACGTTGTTTCGCTTTAG